A genomic region of Candidatus Dormiibacterota bacterium contains the following coding sequences:
- a CDS encoding short-chain fatty acyl-CoA regulator family protein gives MVQDRLRLGSRIRALRRSAGLSQAKMAERLGISASYLNLIEHNQRPLSAQVLLRLAQEFQLDLKSFAGGEDERLVADLLEVLGDPMFERLSLTPADVRDQVGHSPTVARALLDLYHAYQGARTSAGILSERLSEGQELKGVEISRLPSEEVSDFIQRRMNYFPELEEGAERLWREAGLEGKDLFQALAQYLEQVRGVRVRIEKIGAMHGAIRRFDPGRSELLLSEVLRRGSRNFQLAHQVGLLALSDVLERLADDSPLQTEAARSLCRVAMANYFAAAVLMPYDRLLKAAQEERYDIDLLGHRFRTSIEQVCHRLTTLRRPRAEGIPFHFLRVDVAGNISKRFSGSGIRIARFSGACPLWNVHAAFLTPGMTRVQLSRMPDGTTYFDVARTLSRESGGYHAQRAVHAINIGCPVQYAGDLVYSDGVDLGKPAAVPVGVTCRLCDRMNCEQRAFPAIQSPLEIDENVRGASFYASTSEG, from the coding sequence ATGGTCCAGGACAGGCTGCGGCTGGGCTCTAGGATCAGGGCGCTTCGGCGGAGTGCGGGGCTGAGCCAGGCGAAAATGGCCGAGCGCCTCGGCATATCGGCCAGCTACCTCAACCTCATCGAACACAACCAGCGCCCTCTGAGCGCCCAGGTTCTCCTCCGGCTTGCCCAGGAGTTTCAGCTCGATTTGAAATCGTTCGCTGGGGGTGAGGACGAGCGTCTGGTGGCGGACCTCCTGGAGGTCCTCGGCGATCCGATGTTCGAGCGTCTGAGCCTGACACCGGCGGACGTGCGCGACCAGGTCGGGCATTCGCCCACCGTCGCCCGGGCGTTGCTGGATCTCTATCACGCCTACCAGGGGGCCCGGACCTCGGCCGGGATCCTGTCGGAGCGTCTCTCGGAGGGGCAGGAGCTGAAGGGGGTCGAGATCTCCCGCCTTCCCTCCGAGGAGGTCAGCGACTTCATCCAGCGCCGCATGAACTACTTTCCCGAGCTGGAGGAAGGGGCCGAAAGGCTCTGGCGGGAGGCGGGGCTGGAGGGAAAGGATCTGTTCCAGGCCCTCGCCCAGTACCTCGAGCAGGTCCGCGGCGTCAGGGTCCGGATCGAGAAGATCGGGGCGATGCACGGCGCCATCCGGAGATTCGATCCGGGGCGGTCGGAGCTCCTTCTGTCGGAAGTGCTGCGCCGGGGCAGCCGCAATTTCCAGCTGGCCCACCAGGTGGGCCTGCTCGCGCTCTCGGATGTTCTCGAGCGTCTCGCGGACGACTCACCGCTGCAGACCGAGGCGGCCCGTTCGCTCTGCCGGGTGGCGATGGCGAACTATTTCGCCGCGGCCGTCCTCATGCCTTACGATCGCTTGCTCAAGGCGGCTCAGGAGGAGCGCTACGACATCGACCTGCTCGGCCATCGCTTCCGGACCAGCATCGAGCAGGTCTGCCACCGCCTGACGACGCTCCGCCGGCCGCGCGCCGAAGGCATACCGTTCCATTTCCTGCGCGTCGATGTCGCCGGCAACATCTCGAAGCGGTTCAGCGGCTCCGGCATCCGGATCGCCCGCTTCAGCGGCGCCTGCCCGCTCTGGAACGTCCACGCCGCCTTCCTGACGCCCGGGATGACCCGGGTGCAGCTGTCGCGGATGCCGGACGGCACGACCTACTTCGACGTGGCGCGCACCCTGAGCCGCGAGAGCGGCGGCTACCACGCGCAGCGCGCGGTCCACGCCATCAACATCGGTTGCCCGGTCCAGTATGCCGGCGACCTGGTGTACTCGGACGGCGTCGACCTCGGGAAACCCGCGGCGGTTCCGGTCGGCGTCACCTGCCGCCTGTGCGATCGCATGAATTGCGAGCAGCGCGCCTTTCCAGCCATCCAGAGCCCGCTCGAGATCGACGAGAACGTCCGTGGCGCGTCGTTCTATGCTTCGACGTCGGAAGGGTGA